From the genome of Malus domestica chromosome 04, GDT2T_hap1, one region includes:
- the LOC114824347 gene encoding probable glycosyltransferase At5g03795, producing the protein MKNLLESLAVILMKEFFRLFAGHKIGWKKIFFIGAIMTAVCVMLQMFILADPLDLWFLSLPFEMPSGKLLNNSLRLNKTSTEAKIKRLQIFPRAPIVSPQPSIELNLSVAIQPAALSVPPQRKSPSRRRRKNARGDNIAKVTPPPPPPPYPKVPHRLQKFIWSLTPNEALVYAKKEIEYAPALTEDDPDLYAPIFRNVSVFKRSYELMELILKVYIYRDGERPIFHRPHLRGIYASEGWFMKLMEENRQFVTRDPEKAHLFYLPYSMRQLAMSLYVPNSHNLKPLSVFLREYANIIASKYPFWNRTHGSDHFLVACHDWGPYTLTAHEELTKNTIKALCNADTSEGIFVAGKDVSLPETTIRTPRKPLRNVGGLRVSQRPLLAFFAGNMHGRVRPTLLKYWRDKHDDMKIYGPLPLRVSRKMSYIQHMKSSKFCICPMGYEVNSPRIIESLYYECVPVIIADNFPPPLSDVIDWSTFSVIVAEKDIPKLREILMAIPMRRYLAMQINVKMVQKHFLWNPRPIRYDLFHMILHSIWISRLSQIQIPES; encoded by the exons ATGAAAAATTTACTTGAGAGCCTTGCTGTGATCCTGATGAAAGAATTTTTCCGGCTCTTTGCCGGGCATAAAATTGGCTGGAAAAAGATATTTTTTATTGGGGCCATTATGACAGCGGTATGTGTCATGCTGCAAATGTTTATACTTGCTGACCCACTGGACTTGTGGTTCCTCTCTCTGCCCTTTGAGATGCCATCAGGTAAACTCTTGAACAATAGCCTGCGCTTGAACAAGACCTCTACTGAGGCAAAGATCAAGCGGTTGCAAATCTTTCCTCGTGCTCCCATTGTTTCACCACAACCTTCTATTGAGTTGAATCTTTCAGTGGCAATTCAGCCAGCTGCTCTCTCAGTTCCTCCGCAGAGAAAATCTCCATctagaaggagaagaaaaaacgCCAGGGGAGATAACATTGCAAAGGTcacacctcctcctcctccccctccATATCCAAAGGTGCCTCATCGTTTGCAG AAATTCATTTGGTCATTGACACCAAATGAGGCACTTGTGTATGCAAAGAAAGAGATTGAGTATGCCCCAGCACTCACTGAAGATGATCCTGATCTATATGCCCCTATATTTCGGAACGTTTCAGTTTTCAAAAG GAGCTATGAGTTGATGGAACTGATACTTAAAGTTTACATATACCGTGATGGAGAAAGGCCCATTTTTCACAGACCTCATCTCAGAGGAATTTATGCTTCTGAAGGATGGTTCATGAAGCTGATGGAGGAAAACAGGCAGTTTGTCACAAGGGATCCAGAAAAGGCTCACTTATTTTATCTTCCTTACAGTATGCGGCAACTGGCGATGTCACTTTATGTTCCCAATTCACATAATTTGAAACCACTCTCAGTTTTCCTGAGAGAGTATGCAAACATTATTGCTTCAAAGTATCCTTTTTGGAATCGCACACATGGGTCAGATCATTTCCTTGTTGCTTGCCATGACTGG GGCCCGTACACATTGACTGCTCATGAAGAACTAACCAAAAATACTATAAAAGCTCTATGCAATGCTGACACCTCTGAAGGAATCTTTGTGGCTGGGAAGGATGTTTCACTGCCAGAAACAACTATCCGGACCCCCAGAAAGCCTCTCAGAAATGTTGGTGGGTTAAGAGTATCCCAGCGCCCACTTCTGGCCTTCTTTGCAGGAAACATGCATGGAAGAGTCCGCCCGACTCTTCTCAAGTACTGGCGGGACAAACATGATGACATGAAAATCTATGGGCCTCTGCCTCTTCGAGTCTCGCGAAAGATGTCATATATCCAGCATATGAAATCGAGCAAATTTTGTATTTGCCCTATGGGATATGAAGTGAACAGCCCTAGGATCATTGAGTCCCTCTACTATGAGTGTGTCCCAGTGATTATTGCAGATAATTTCCCCCCTCCCTTGAGTGATGTGATAGATTGGAGTACATTTTCTGTTATCGTGGCCGAGAAGGATATTCCCAAGTTAAGAGAAATTTTAATGGCTATTCCTATGAGAAGATATCTTGCTATGCAAATTAATGTGAAAATGGTGCAGAAGCATTTTCTTTGGAACCCGAGACCAATCAGATATGATTTGTTCCATATGATTCTGCATTCGATTTGGATTAGCAGGTTGAGTCAGATTCAAATCCCGGAATCCTAG